In Mucilaginibacter sp. KACC 22063, the genomic stretch CTGTTGATAAGATGGAAGCCGAGGATATGCTGCAAAATGGGTTTATTAAGGTATTTCAGAAGATAGATGATTACAGGGGCGATGGATCATTTGAAGGTTGGGTGAGGCGGATTATGGTACACAGCTCCATAGAATATTATAGAAAGCATCATAAAATGATGCAGGTAGTTGAGCTGGATGATCATACGCCAGAGCAGTCGGTTAATCCGGCAGCAACTGCCAACTTAAGTGCAAAAGATTTGCTGGGTTTAATTCAGCAGCTTTCGCCGGGATACAAAATGGTATTTAATCTTTATGCTATTGAAGGCTATTCGCATAAAGAAATTGGAGACATAATGGGCATAAGCGAAGGCGCATCAAAATCGCAATTATCACGTGCCCGTGCTATATTAAAAGAACAGGTGCTAAAAATGGAAGGGAAAAAATATGAGTATGCAGGATAACGAGCTTGATCACCTTTTCCGCAATAAGCTGGATGGTTTGGAAATTGAGCCATCGGCAAAAGTATGGAAAGGTATAGTTACCGAACTCGACGGCAAAACTAAAAGGCGGACGCTGATCCCGGTATTTCGGATTGCTGCAACTATCACCGTTATTGTGGCAGCAGGCTTATACTTTATGTTTAAAGATGTAAAACCTGTTAATAACAACAACCTTACAAAGGTTAACACAAAAGATAAAACCGCTGTAATAGTTGACGATGATGGAAACAGGACATCCGTAATTACAAAGCAGGTGCAGCAAACACCTGCTGTTGCAAAAACACAGATAAACAAAACGCCTCAGCAAATAAGCAACGCTGGTATAAATAAGGCACAAACAAAACCTGTAGTGCACAGTTTTGAAGAGCAGCATTTAATTGCCCAAACAAAGGCTAAACAAACACCAGAAGATAACATAGTAAACAATGGTAAGGAACCATTGCAGCAGCCACAAACATTAGCCGCAGTTTCAGAAACAAAGCATGAGCAAGCTGTTGTGCCGGATGTTCCGCTGAGAGCTAAGGAAGAAATTATTGAACCGGTAGAAGGTTTTAAAACAGGTAACCCTGTAGTAGCTGCAACAGGTACTGATAATAACAAACCTGCAAAAAAGCGGCATGGCATACGCAGCTTCGGCGATTTGATTAATGTAGTGGTTGCTAAAGTAGATAAACGTCAGGATAAGCTTGTGGAGTTTAGTGATACCGATGGAGACGAGTCGACCATTACCGGGATTAACCTGGGAATTGTAAAAGTAAAAAAAGACAAATAATTCAATCTAAATATATATGAAACGCTTATTGATAACCGCGTTACTGTGTGCGGGTGCTACAGGTGTGTTTGCCCAAAGCATAAATACAGATACTACAGCCACCGATACTGTAAAAAAGCATAAAGGGTTTAGGGTTAGGTTTGGACATGGTGAAGGTACCGGAGAAATCAGTGTAAACAAAGGAAGAGATACTGTTTACCAGCATGAACATAAGGCACCTGGATTTTCTTTCGGCCTGACTTTCTCCAGGTTCGACATCGGTTTGGCCACGCTGATTGATAACGGTAGTTTTACTTTATCTGATAAAAATAGCTTTTTAAGCTATCGCCAGTGGAAAACCAGCAATGTAGGCTTTGATGTGGTGCAGTTTGGTTATCGTTTTAACAGTACTTTTAAAATTTATGTATCAGGTGGTTTCGACTGGACGCACATCCGCCTACGCGATAATATTACCATACAACGTAATACGCCGACGTTAAGTTATACGGTTGATAATATTGATTACAGTAAAAACCGTTTCTCTTCAAGCTACCTGCGCATCCCGTTATCATTCGATTTCCGCTCACGTGATGACGTCAGGGGTAACAAATTTCACTTCGTGGCCGGTCCCGATATTGGCATTCTGTTAAACGGCCGTGTTAAGCAGATCAGCGAGGAAAACGGTAAACAAAAATTTAATGATGATTACCACTATACCCGCCTGCGTTACGGCGCCTTTGCAAGGGTAGGGTATGGCTTCGCCGGTATCTTTGCTAAATATTACTTTAATGATATGTTTGAAAATAGTCCTGACCAGAAAGGACTGAAGAACTTCTCTTTCGGTTTAACCTTCGGGTTTTAATCATCAAACATCATGTACAAAGGCCGCTTATGCGGCCTTTGTAGTTTTATGTATCTTTACCGCCTATGTCAGGAGCGTTTTATTTACAAGCAATAAATGTTAGCAAAGTTTATAGTGGACATCATGACGTAGGTGTGCGTAACATTAACCTTGATATTAAAGCACACCAGATAACAGCGATCATTGGCGAAAGCGGCAGTGGTAAAAGCACCTTACTTAAACTGCTTTATGGCTTGCTTGTACCCGATGAAGGTAAGATCAGCTTTAAACAGGAGATTGTGTGGGGACCCGACGTAAAACTGATACCGGGACACGATCAGATGAAGATGGTTACCCAGCATACGGACGACCTTAATCTGTACGCATCTGTATGGAATAACATTGCTGTGCTGCTGCCTAATACTAATTTGAAAGCCAAGCAGGAGCGTACCACTGAGGTGCTTAAGCAAATGAATATGCTCCACTTTAGCGATAAGCGGATCTCTGAGCTGAGCGGCGGCGAGAAGCAGCGTGTAGCTATTGCCCGTGCATTAGTTTTAAAGCCAGAAGTTTTATTGCTTGATGAACCTTTTAACCAGGTAGATACATCATTTAGGGAAGGCTTACAACGCGACATCCGCGCCATTGTAAAAGATACCGGGCTAACTGTAGTTATTGTATCGCATGACCCAGCCGAAGTGCTATCAATGGCAGATGAACTGATCGTACTTAAAAATGGGGAAATTATTGAAACCGGGGATCCTAAAACCCTGTATCAATCACCACGGTACTTTTATACCGCACGTCTGCTTACCAATTGCAACGTGATTAACGGAGAACAGGCCAGGCATCTGAATATAGATACGGATCTGGAACGCGTAGTCATATATCCCGAAAATATTGAGATAGTCCATAGTTTTGTGCCTAAGAAGTGGACTGTAAAGCAGGTGTTGTTTAAAGGATTTTATGAGGAACTGCTGTTAGAGCATAACTATGTAACCGTTAAAATGCTGAACACCGAGCTTAATAAGTACCCGGAAGGTAAGCAGGTAAATATTAAAGTATTGAAGCACCTGGCGTTTTAGAGGATTTTATTCTTTGGATGTTGTCATCCTAAGTTTATCGAAGGATACAGCGTAAGACCTATAATAATCATGCTTCGACGGGCTCAGCATGACAAACTACTTATTTATAATGTTATCCTGTCCACGGGACTCCTTCGGAGAACTTGTTTCAGGATCCACAGGACAAGAAATGCAATACTTATGAGATGCCGAAACAAGTTCGGCATGACAGCTTATTATAATCATTATTCAAAAAGGATTGTCATCCTGAGTTTATCGAAGGATACAGAGTAGGCCTATCAAAAGCATTCTTCGACGGGTTCAGCATGACAAGCTAATATTCGGCATGACAGATCACTCTTAATTCTTGTTTCTATCCTTAAACCAGGTACTCAAACAAAGTCTGATCGCGGTTTACCTCGATCACATCAAAGCGGTAATCTTCCATGCGCTGTAATAGGGCAGGATAATCATCTGCTGATTTCAACTCGATACCTACCAGTGCAGGGCCACGTTCGCGTTCAGTTTTTTTGATGAATTCAAAACGGGTAATATCATCCTTAGGGCCAAGCACTTCGTTAACAAAAAGCTTTAATGCACCCGGGCGTTGCGGGAAACGGACAATAAAATAGTGTTTTAAACCCTCATACAACAACGACTGTTCTTTGATCTCGCCCATACGGTCGATGTCATTGTTGCCACCGCTGATTACACACACTACCTTTTTTCCTTTTATCTCTTCTTTGCACAAATCAAGCGCTGCTACGGATAAAGCTCCCGCAGGCTCAACTACAATGGCATCTTCGTTGTAAAGTTTCAGGATGGTAGTACATACCTTACCTTCAGGAACCAGCAGCATTTTATCCAGTATTTCACGGCTTAGCTCAAAGGTTAAGGCACCGATGCGTTTTACCGCCGCACCATCAACAAAACGGTTGATGCTTGCCAGTGTTACAGGCTCTTCGGCTTTAAGCGCCTCAAACATAGACGGCGCACCTTCTGGCTCTACACCGATAACTTTGATATTGGGGTTATGCTGTTTTAAGTATTGTCCTGTACCTGATGCCAGTCCGCCGCCACCTATTGGGACAATAATAGCTTCGATCTCGGGCAGGTCTTCAAAAATTTCGACACCTACAGTTCCTTGGCCTTCAACAATTTTCTCATTGTCGAAAGGAGGAATGAAGGTCATGTTATGTTCGGCTGTATAAGCCAGGGCTTCGCGCAGGCAATCGTCAAATGTGTCGCCAACTAAAACAATCTCAATGTTACCATTGCCAAACATCTGCGTTTGCTTTACCTTTTGCTTCGGTGTAATCTCGGGCATAAATATGACGCCTTTTGTGTCCAGCTTTTTGCAAGAGAAAGCCACACCTTGCGCATGGTTACCCGCACTGGCACAAACCACACCACGGCTTAACTGCTCGGCATTTAGCTGACTGATCATATTGTAAGCACCGCGCAATTTATAAGAGCGTACTACCTGCAGGTCTTCACGTTTCAGGTAAATCTCGCAATCATATTTTTCTGATAGTCCTGCATTATATTCAAGCGGTGTACGCTTTACTATGCCCTTCAGTCGTTCAGCTGCTGATATAAAATCAAGCATATGTTTGGTTTCAGTATCCATTATTCTCTCACTAACTGGCCAACACCAACCATCAGGCCTTTCAGATCTTCATCATTGATGTCGAGTTTCTTATCGGCAAGGGTAAGGAATTTTGAATATGCTTCGGCCAGCTCTTCTTTATTAAGGCTGTAACCTAAACGTTCTAAGTGATATTTCAAAGCATGGCGGCCACTGCGTGCTGTTAAAACAATACTTGCGCTTGGGAAACCAACGTCTTCAGGACGAATAATCTCGTAGTTTTCGCGGTTTTTCAGGAATCCATCCTGGTGAATGCCAGAGCTGTGTGCAAATGCATTTGCGCCAACAATAGCCTTGTTAGGCTGTACCGGCATACGCATCTGCGTGCTTACCATACGGCTAAGCTCATAAAACATCTTGGTATTGATGTTGGTATGCAAGCCAAGATCATAGTGCGTTTTCAGGATCATCACCACTTCTTCAATAGAAGTGTTGCCTGCACGTTCGCCAATACCATTGATGGTGCCTTCTATCTGGCGTGCACCGTTTTGTAAACCGGCTACAGAATTAGCTGTAGCAAGGCCTAAATCGTTATGGCAGTGTACAGAGATAATTGCGTTATCAATGTTTTTAACGTTCTCTTTTAAAAACTTGATCTTAGCACCGTATTGGTGAGGCAGGCAGTATCCGTTTGTATCCGGAATGTTTACGACTGTAGCACCGGCAGCAATTACGGCTTCCACCATTTTTGCAAGGTACTCAATATCGGCACGGCCGGCATCTTCTGCGTAAAACTCAATATCCTCAACAAACTTCTTGGCGTATTTAACCGCTGCAACAGCACGCTCTAAAATTTCTTCGCGGGTACTGTTGAATTTGGTTTTAATGTGCATGTCTGACGCGCCGATACCCGTATGGATACGCGGATGCTTTGCATATTTCAAAGCTTCGGCGGCGGCATCAATATCTTTCTGGTGCGCACGGGTTAATGCACAAATTGTAGGTTCTTTTACAGCTTTGGCAATTTCAACAACACTTTGAAAATCGCCAGGGCTTGATGCCGGGAATCCAGCCTCGATAACGTCTATGCCCAGCAATTCCAGCTCGCGGGCAATCTCTATCTTCTCTGGCGTAGTTAACTGGCAGCCTGGTACTTGTTCACCATCGCGCAGGGTGGTATCAAATACGTAAACGCGGTTGGGATCGTGTAGCATAGTTTTCTTTTTTTAGTATCGAGTATCAGGTAATGAGTAAATGGATTACTCGCTTACCGTTAGTTAGTTTTAATTTTATTGTGCAATGGTATCAAACAGTCTTGCTACTTGATACCAGATTCTTGTTACTCACGTACAGCTATAAATCTTAATCTCTTATAATCGGCATACCACTGGCCGTTTTCTTCGTAATCGGGACGAAGGATTTCGGTTATTTCTGCCAGCATATGTTTTTTGTCGTTATCTGGGATGCCTTCAAAGTAAACCGAACCAAACATTTCAATCCATTTACTTACGCCCTGATCGCCATCCTGCAAAGGCGTTTTGCGATCAAAGTGAGAAGCAAATACTACCCGGAAACCATGGCTTTCTAACCGACTGGCATATTCGCCAAGTGACGGAAAATACCACTGACTGATGGTAGCCCTTTCGTGGTAGCCATATTTCTCAAGTATTGCTTTTGTTGCTGCAATCAGTTTTTGTACGTTGCCTTTTCCACCCATTTCAGCAACAAAGCGACCGCCGGTTTTAAGGCTGTTATAAACCGACTGCATCATGCCATCCTGGTTTTTTACCCAGTGCAAGGCAGCATTGCTGAAAACTGCATCAAAAGGTTCATCAAAATGGAAATCGCCCGCATCTGCAACCGCAAACTTAATTTCAGGGAATAGCTTCTGCGCCTGTGCAATCATTTCAGGCGAATAATCTGTGCCGATTACATCAGCACCCTGATTTTTAATTTGCTGAGTAAGGTAGCCGGTACCGCAACCCACATCGTGAATGCGTTCGCCGGGTTTTACATCAAGCAATTCAACTACGTTTTCGCCAAATTGATAAACGAAAGCGTGTTTTTGGTCGTACAGATCAGCGTTCCAGTTCATATAATCAGTTTTCTGTTGTCAGTTGCCTGTTTCCAGACTTTAAACTTTCAACTTTATACATTCGACTCTTTTTACTATAAGTATTCCAGCACTTTTTGCCCCATGGCTTTGGTGCCTAATATTTTTGTTTTGTCGGTATTTGCATCGGCAATATCGCCTGTGCGGTAACCTTCTTTCAAAGCTTTATCAATAGCATCAGTTATTTTCTTGGCTTCTTCTTTTAAGCCAAAGCTTATTTCCAGCATAAGTGCAACTGACAGTATAGATGCAAGCGGGTTAGCTTTATCCTGACCGGCAATATCATGCGCCGAACCATGAATAGGCTCGAAGAAACCGGTGCCGTCACCTACAGAAGCAGATGCCAGCATACCCATTGAACCTGCAATCTGCGATGCCTCATCGGTAAGGATGTCGCCAAACAGGTTGGCCGTAAGCACCACATCAAACTTTTTAGGATTTTTAACCAGCTGCATGGCCGCATTGTCAATAAACATATGTTCGGTCTCTACATCCGGGTATTGCTTAGCCAGTTCCTGCACTACTTCGCGCCACAGGCGTGAAGCTTCAAGTACGTTGGCTTTATCTACAGAGCACAAGCGTTTGTTACGTGCGCGGGCAGCTTCAAAAGCTTTCGTAGCGATGCGCTCCACTTCGTAACGGTGATAGATCATCAGATCCGAAGCCGTGTTTCTGTCTTCGCTGCGTTTTTTCTCACCGAAATAAACATCGCCGGTTAATTCTCGGAAGAAAAGGATATCCGTACCACGCAATACTTCAGGCTTTAAGCTCGATGCATCAAGCAGTTCATCAAAAAGCATAATAGGGCGCAGGTTGGCATATAAGCCAAGTTCCTTACGGATCTTTAGTAACCCTTGCTCCGGACGAACTTTTGCAGAAGGATCATTATCATATTTGATATGGCCAATAGCACCAAATAATATGGCATCGCTGGCTTTTGCTTTTTCAAGTGTTTCGTCGGGCAGCGGATTACCTGTAGCTTCAATTGCCGCGTGGCCCATCAGTGCTTCATCGAACGTAAATTCGTGACCGTATTGTTCAGCAATTTTCTCTAAAACAGCTTTGCCCCAGGTTGTCACCTCGGGCCCAATACCATCACCTGGAATTACTAAAATGTGTTTTTTCATATTAAAGTTGTCTGCTGTCTGTTGCGTGTTGTCAGTTAAACAGGTCGCTGACATAGCAACATAAACAGTTAATTTTTCCCTCTTATTTCATTAAGTTTCATCACCATTCGCTTGGCATCGGTAGCAACCCAGTGGTTATATTCTTTAATGGCTTGCAGCCTGTCTGCTTCGCTGATGTATCCTTCTTCCACAATCTGGTCCATAGCGGCTACTTTACTCCAGATACTGATCTTATGCTCAAAATCAGGCTGCCCTTTTTCATATACTTCATCGGCATTCAGCACTTCGATGTTTTGGAAACCCAGCATTTTTAAAAAGTCTGCGGCCTCTTCAGCAATTTCATTGCTCATGCCTGCATCAGATCGCCATCTTAAAAAAGAAGCATAGAACCTTCGCATCATAAGCGGTGGTTCCGGAAGCCATTCCAATGCAGTGTGGTCATAATCTAAAACAGATAACCAGCCCCCCGGCTTTAGCATATTTTTCATTTTGGCTATAGCTTCCTGCGGATTGCTTAGCCATTGAATGGTACGTGCCGAAACGATCAGATCAAACTTCACCTCTGTTTCAAAATCAAACAGATCGGTATTGATCAGTTCCAGATTTTCGATATCCCTATAAGTTTCTTTACCACTTTCAATAAAGTGCCCGGTATTATCAATGCCGGTAACGTGTCCTTTCGACCCAACTACATTTGCAATATCTTTTGAGATAGCGCCTGTTCCACAACCTACATCCAAGACTTTAAGTCCAGGTTTTAACAAAGACAAAAGCGTTGCGTAATCTCTTTTCAGACTACGTTCATCAAACAATTTACTTGTTGATGGGTCGCGTTTAATTTCTTTGTTTATCATTGTACGTCATTGTTTGTATCCAGTTATTACGTAACACGGAAACTGAATACCTGTAACTGCTTTATCTCTTACTTTCAAATTCTTCTACCAGTTCCTTATTGCTCAGGATATAGTCGATATCATCATAACCGTTAATAAGGCAAGCCTTTTTGTAAGGATTGATTTCAAAACTTTCCTGTTCGCCTGTTGCGGCTATCTTGATAAACTGGTTTTCCAGGTCGATTTCAATCTTAGCCTGATGGTCTGCATAAATGGCATCAAATATTTTAGCTAAGAACTCGTCGCTTACCTGTACAGGCAAAAGGCCATTGTTTAGCGCATTGCCTTTAAAAATATCTGCAAAAAAACTGCTTACTACAGCATCAAACCCATAATCGGATATGGCCCAGGCTGCATGCTCGCGACTGCTTCCACAACCGAAGTTTTTACCAGCAACCAGAATCTTGCCTTCGTAAGTAGGGTGATTAAGTACGAAATCTTCTTTCGGATTATCGTTCTCATCAAAGCGCCAGTCGCGGAACAGGTTATTGCCAAAACCTTCGCGGGTAGTGGCCTTTAAAAACCTTGCCGGGATGATCTGGTCTGTATCTATATTTTCAATCGGCAATGGTACCGCCGGTGATTGAATGTGTTTAAAAATTTTTGTCGCCATCTGAATCAGAATTTACTGAATTTGAGAATTAACAAGATTCGATTTGTCTTGCATTCTCGGATTGAATATTAATTTGTATTGCAGGCTTTGACTGCCAAAGTTTATTAATAGTCCAAGCGGAAAGTTGTAAGCCACAGTATAATTTTTAGCTTGAGCTAAATGCACATCTTCTAAATTTATTAGAGCTTTCAACTCAAGTACTAATTTTTCCTCTACTATAAAATCGGCTCGCCTGCTTCCAACCTCAATGTCCTTGTAAAATATAGGATGTTCCTTTTCGCGAATAAAATTTACACCTGCCTCTGCAAGTTCGATAGCTAAACAACGTTGATAGATTACTTCCTGAAAGCCATTACCAAGTGTATTATGCACTTTCATGGCACATCCTATAATCTTATATGTTAGCTCATCTTTCTGCATTGCATTCTGTAGGTTCTAAAATTTTGTTAATTCTGATCTCAGACCAACTCCGCTTCAGCCAGCAACTCCCTTACATCTACAATTTTTCCTGCTACCGCTGCTGCTGCTGCGGTAAGCGGACTTGCCAGAATAGTACGCGAATTAGGTCCCTGACGGCCTTCAAAGTTTCTGTTTGAGGTTGATACACAGTACTTACCTGCGGGGATCTTGTCCTCATTCATACCTAAGCAGGCGCTGCAACCCGGTTCGCGTAGCGGGAACCCTGCTGCTTCAAAAACTTTATCCAGTCCTTCGGCAATGGCTTGTTCCTGCACTTGTTTTGAACCCGGAACTAACCATACAGTAACGTTGTCTGCCTTATGCTTGCCTTTCAGAAAAGCAGCAACTTCTCGCAAATCCTCAATTCGGGAGTTAGTACAGCTACCGATGAAAACGTAATCTATCGGTTTGCCAATTAATGATTCATCATCATGCAAGCCCATATAATTTAGTGCCTTTGTATATGATGCCTGCTCAGTCGGGTCAACGTCAACAGTATTTGGCACATGCTGCGTTACACCAATGCCCATACCCGGATTTGTACCGTAAGTGATCATTGGTTCGATATCTTCGGCATTAAAACTTAGTACATGGTCAAACTGCGCATCTTCATCAGAATACAAAGTCTGCCAGTATGCTACTGCTTTATCCCATTCTTCACCTTTAGGCGCAAACTCGCGGCCTTTAACATAATTGATGGTGGTTTCGTCCGGAGCAATTAAGCCGCAACGTGCCCCCATCTCTATACTCATGTTACAGATGGTCATGCGACCTTCCATGCTTAATGAGCGGATGGTATCGCCTGCATACTCAACTGCATAACCGGTACCACCAGCAGCCGAGATCTGCGAAATGATGTAAAGGATAATATCTTTAGCGCCAACGCCTTTTTGAAGCTTACCATTTACTTCAATCTTCATGCGTTTTGGGCGCGATTGCAGTAAACACTGTGTGGCCATCACCTGCTCAACCTGCGAAGTACCGATACCGAATGCAATAGCACCGAATGCACCGTGGGTTGAAGTGTGGCTATCGCCGCAAACATAAGTACAGCCCGGGCGCGTAATGCCTAACTCGGGGCCGATAACGTGGACAATACCCTGATAAGGGTGACCTAATCCGTATAACTCGATGCCAAACTCTTTGCAGTTTTTGGTAAGCATATCTACCTGGTAACGCGAAAGCTCTTCCTTAATAGGTAAGTGCTGGTCCCAGGTAGGCACGTTATGGTCTGCAGTGGCAACTGTTTGTTTTGGCCTGAAAACAGGTAAACCACGTTGGCGCAAGCCATCAAATGCCTGCGGGCTGGTTACCTCATGAATAAAATGGGTATCGATGTATAAAATATCCGGAAACCCTTCCTTGCTGCTCACTACGTGAGCATCCCAAATCTTATCGAATAGTGTCTGTCCCATAACCTCTCCTAAATCCTCTCCTATAGGAGAGGATTTTTTAATAAATATTATTTTTCCTCAAGTTTTAAAAACTCCCTCTCCTGCAGGAGAGGGAAGGGGTGAGGTAATATTAGCTAATGCTTTCTACTGCCTGGTTCTCAGGACGAAGGCTACGTACAGTTTTACCTGCTTGCCATAATTCGCTTTCGCGAAGTTCTTTTAGTTCGGCATTTAGTTTTTCGCGGTAATCTGGCTGGCTGTTTGAATCGATTGAACGTTGAGATTCTTTGCCGGTAGCCACGCTTTCGTAAAGTTCTTCAAACACAGGTTTAGTAGCATCACGGAATTTTTTCCACCAGTCTAAGGCACCGCGTTGTGCTGTGGTAGAGCAGTTTGCATACATCCAGTCCATACCGTTTTCTGCAACTAATGGCATTAATGATTGAGTAAGCTCTTCAACTGTTTCGTTAAATGCTTCTGATGGCGTGTGGCCTTTGCTGCGTAACACTTCGTATTGTGCAGCGAAGATACCCTGGATACAACCCATTAAAGTACCGCGCTCGCCGGTTAAGTCGCTATATACTTCTTTTTTGAAATCAGTTTCGAACAGGTAACCACTACCTACTGCAATACCTAATGCAATAACACGTTCCCATGCTTTGCCTGTAGCATCCTGGAAGATGGCGAAGCTTGAGTTTAAGCCACGGCCTTGTAAAAACATACGGCGTAATGAAGTACCTGAACCTTTTGGAGCAACTAAAAATACGTCAACATCAGCTGGGGGAACGATGCCGGTTTGCTCGTTAAAAGTGATACCAAAGCCGTGAGAGAAGTATAATGCTTTGCCCGGAGTTAAGTGTTTCTTTACCGTAGGCCACAATTCAATTTGTGCGGCATCGCTTAACAGGTAGCAAATGATTGTTCCTTTTTCAAGGGCTTCTTCAATTTCAAAAAGGGTTTCACCAGGTACAAAGCCATCACTAACAGCTTTATCCCATGTTTTTGAATTTTTACGCTGACCAACGATAACGTTAATGCCATTGTCTTTTTGGTTAAGCGCCTGACCCGGACCCTGAACGCCATAGCCGATAACAGCTACGGTTTCGTTACGCAAAACTTCCTGCGCTTTTGATAGTGGAAATTCGTCGCGGGTTACTACGTTCTCTACAGTGCCGCCAAAATTTAATTGTGCCATTTTTATTGGATTTTGTATGTTTTACTTGTTAGTTTTCTTGTATTCGTCAAATATTAACTGGTTGCCAAACGGATCATGAAGCGTTACCGACCATGTGTCATAAAATGTTTCTTCCAATCCCGGCCTGCCATATTTGTAATTCTTGTCAATCAGCATCTGATGAAACTCTTTAACACCGGTGCAGGTAACATGTAAATGAGTTCCTGGAGTGCCATCGCCATGATGCTCGCTTAAGTGCAGCCTTGTGCCATAGCCGGATACCTGTACATATAATGGTGCATTCTCATCAAACCGGTGTTCCCAGTCTATCTTAAATCCAAGCCAATCGATATA encodes the following:
- a CDS encoding GxxExxY protein — its product is MQKDELTYKIIGCAMKVHNTLGNGFQEVIYQRCLAIELAEAGVNFIREKEHPIFYKDIEVGSRRADFIVEEKLVLELKALINLEDVHLAQAKNYTVAYNFPLGLLINFGSQSLQYKLIFNPRMQDKSNLVNSQIQ
- the ilvC gene encoding ketol-acid reductoisomerase, yielding MAQLNFGGTVENVVTRDEFPLSKAQEVLRNETVAVIGYGVQGPGQALNQKDNGINVIVGQRKNSKTWDKAVSDGFVPGETLFEIEEALEKGTIICYLLSDAAQIELWPTVKKHLTPGKALYFSHGFGITFNEQTGIVPPADVDVFLVAPKGSGTSLRRMFLQGRGLNSSFAIFQDATGKAWERVIALGIAVGSGYLFETDFKKEVYSDLTGERGTLMGCIQGIFAAQYEVLRSKGHTPSEAFNETVEELTQSLMPLVAENGMDWMYANCSTTAQRGALDWWKKFRDATKPVFEELYESVATGKESQRSIDSNSQPDYREKLNAELKELRESELWQAGKTVRSLRPENQAVESIS
- a CDS encoding glyoxalase superfamily protein, with the protein product MEVQSITPILRMFDYAKAKEFYIDWLGFKIDWEHRFDENAPLYVQVSGYGTRLHLSEHHGDGTPGTHLHVTCTGVKEFHQMLIDKNYKYGRPGLEETFYDTWSVTLHDPFGNQLIFDEYKKTNK
- the leuC gene encoding 3-isopropylmalate dehydratase large subunit yields the protein MGQTLFDKIWDAHVVSSKEGFPDILYIDTHFIHEVTSPQAFDGLRQRGLPVFRPKQTVATADHNVPTWDQHLPIKEELSRYQVDMLTKNCKEFGIELYGLGHPYQGIVHVIGPELGITRPGCTYVCGDSHTSTHGAFGAIAFGIGTSQVEQVMATQCLLQSRPKRMKIEVNGKLQKGVGAKDIILYIISQISAAGGTGYAVEYAGDTIRSLSMEGRMTICNMSIEMGARCGLIAPDETTINYVKGREFAPKGEEWDKAVAYWQTLYSDEDAQFDHVLSFNAEDIEPMITYGTNPGMGIGVTQHVPNTVDVDPTEQASYTKALNYMGLHDDESLIGKPIDYVFIGSCTNSRIEDLREVAAFLKGKHKADNVTVWLVPGSKQVQEQAIAEGLDKVFEAAGFPLREPGCSACLGMNEDKIPAGKYCVSTSNRNFEGRQGPNSRTILASPLTAAAAAVAGKIVDVRELLAEAELV